GCAGGAGCTACATCTTTACCAGAAGTGACAACAACGATTTCAGCGATTGCCCTTAATAATCCTGATATTGCTGTTGGAAATGTTTTTGGAAGCAATATGTTTAATTTATTAATCATTGCATCATTTGACCTCTATTTCCGAAAACAACAAATTTTCAAAGGGGCTGCCAGATCTCACTTTTATACAGCCAGCCTTGGCTTACTGTTAGCGATCGTTGCGCTTCTTGCCTTAACTGTTCGCATTGACTTTACCCTCTTAAACATTGGGGTAGATATGTGGGTGCTGTTAGGGGTGTATGGTTCTGGTGTGTGGTACATTTCTAAGTTATCAAAGAAATACCCTGAAACAGCCGACCAAGAAGAAATGGTTGAGGAGGAATCAAAACTTGATTACTCTGCCATCTCCTTAAAAACAGCCATTATTGGATTTGCCATTGCAGCGATTGTCATTATGGGCGCCGGGACTCTTTTAACCATCTCGGGTGACAAAATTGCTGTTGTAACAGGACTTGGTTCGAGTTTTGTAGGAAGCTTTTTAATTGCTGCAACGACATCGCTTCCAGAAGCTGTTGCGGTGCTAGTCGCCTTACAACTTCGAAATCACAATTTAGCGCTCGGTTCCATCCTCGGTAGTAATCTGTTCAACATTTTAATTTTAGGTGTCGCCGATATTTTCTATCAGAATGGATCGATTATTGCGGATGTATCAAGTGTACATCAAATAACTGCTGCAGGAGTTGGGATACTGAGTGTCGTTGTGTTATACGCATTAGTCCGAAAATCTAATCAGACCTCACTACGATATGCGATCCCATCGATTATGCTGATTGCCTTGTATTTTATTTCCTCCTTCTTAATTTTTATTCAATAACCAAACAAACAGGAAGACCGCTTATTATTTAGTAGGCGATCTTCCTATTTGTTCATTCGCGTTAACGAAATACATACAAATCTTCCATCATGCTATGAGTCAGTCCTCCGTTAATTCGTTGAACGATAATGCCATTCTCATCAATTACTACAGTCGTCGGAATTCCGATAATCTGATACGCCTTCATTACGTCACCTGTCTCGTCTAATAACACATCGAAATTAGCTCCATAATGATTTAGAAAGGGGGTAATCTCTTCTTTACTAGCTTCTTGACTCGTCATATTGACGGCAACAAACACTGCTCCTTGATCTCTCAATCGCTTTTCCATCTCCATAATAATAGGCATTTCTTCTTGGCAAGGTCCACACCATGTGGCAAAGAAATTCACAACAATTGGTTTACCATGGTATTCCTCTAAAGCTACTGTCTTTCCTAGTAGTGTTGGTAATTCAAATGAGGCAGCTGAATTGCCCACCTGCACCCCTTCCTTCACTGACGCTGCAACAGCTTCTTCTACTTGCTTGAACACGCTATCTGATTGACTATACATAAATCCAACAGAACAAAGAATTAAAATCAATACCCCTCTAAAAAATGCTTGACGAACGGTCATTCACACTCCCCCTTCTTATTCACGCTTAAGATTGATATACTGTAGACTATGTCCAAAAAAACGAAATGATTCGAAAGGAACCGATGTTTATGACCAAGCTACAAATTTCACAAGTTATTGCCGTACTATTATTAGGTGTTTATGTCATTTGGTCTTACTCAACAAATACCGACACTGGGTTAATGTTCTACACGTTAGTTGGAGCGAATTTTTTATTGTGGATCTTCCGATTACGTGAAAGAAGACAGACTTAATTGGTTAATCACTTGCACAATTTCCTTGGCCGCCTCTGGTCGTTTGTGTTTGCGAGCATTGAAAACAAGAGATGAATGAACGCTCTCATTAAATAGAAGCATGTACACATTATCACTTAGTTCATTGATCGTATTCACTTTCACCGCCGTTCCAAGTTCTGTTAAGTATTGAGCATTTTCCTCTTCGTGACCAGGAACTGATTGATAAATAATGACTGGCGTCTCACAAGCAAGTGCTTCAGACATCGTTAATCCTCCAGCTTTTGATAAGATCACATCACTCGCTCGAACATATTCAATAAATTTTTCGGTATATGGAATAGTGACTACCTCATGTTTACTCATTACTTGTTCAACGTCCTTCATTACCTTCTTATTCTCTCCTATCATACAGAGAATTTGGATAGATTCGGGGATCTTTTCCAAGGATCGAATAACCTCTACATAATTTAAGAGGCCTAAGCCTCCACCTGCTAGCAATACAGTACGTTTTGAGTGATTTAATTGTAATTTCTTTCGTATTTCACTACGAGGGGCTAATATCGTTGGAACATGTGTAATCGGGATACCTGTGCAAAAGATAGGTTTACATGAATCTTTCATTTGAGCCTTTATTTCTTTAGAATCTGAAAAAGCAGCAAAATATCCATCTACCCCTGTTCTCAGATAAGCTGGGTGAAAGCATAAATCAGTAATGACGGTATAGATAGGAAGATTAGTGATCTTTTTTCTCTTCAAATTGGCTAAGATAGCTGTCGCGAATGGATGAGTTGAGATCAGTATCGTGCTTTCATTTGTCGAGATTAGCAATTTAAGCTTCCGACTCGCGAGTCGGATGATCCAGTCTGTAAGTAGATAGTGGGGTGCCCTAGAACTATAATGGTACAATCCCCGCCAAACACGTGGAGCTTTTTTTAATGTTAGGAGATAGAGGTCGACTATGGCCTTATGAAAAAGCGGATGAACGGCTTGAAGGGTATCTACGATTGTGACATGTTGTCCTTGTTGCTCAAATTGCTCTTTTAAAGCCTTTGATGCGGCATGATGACCATGCCCAATCGATACAGAAAAAATCGTAACCTTCCGCATTCCAAGCCACTCCCTTTCACATGAAATAACTCTCACTTTATTCTATTGTTTACCATTTTTACAGGATCATGCATAAACAACTTTGCTTGTGCTATGAATTTTAGGGACATTTTGATATGATTTAATATAAAAATACTGTACATAAAATGTATGTTTATTCTAGAAAGGTTGTGTCCGTATGAAAACGGTATTCTCAGGAATTCAACCGAGTGGCACTTTAACACTTGGTAACTATTTAGGAGCAATGAAACATTTTGTTCAAATGCAAGATGAGGCTAATTGTTATTTTTGTATTGTCGACCAACATGCGATCACCGTTCCACAAGATCGTCTAAAACTACGCGAAAATATACGTAGTCTTGCCGCTCTATATTTAGCTGTTGGAATTGATCACAAAAAAGCGACTCTATTTATTCAATCAGAAGTTCCAGCTCATGCTCAGCTAGGATGGATGATGCAATGTGTCGCCTACATCGGAGAGCTTGAGCGTATGACACAGTTCAAAGATAAGTCAGATGGCAAAGAAGCCGTTTCAGCATCGCTTCTTACTTACCCGCCATTAATGGCTGCCGATATCTTGTTATACAAAACAGATATCGTCCCTGTCGGTGAAGACCAAAAACAACATTTAGAGCTTACTCGCGATCTAGCTGAGCGCTTTAACAAAAAGTACAACGACCTCTTTACCATTCCAGAGGTTCGAATTCCTAAAGTCGGGGCACGAATCATGTCATTGAATGACCCTACAAAAAAAATGAGCAAATCAAATCCAAACCCTAAGAGTTATATTTCAATGCTCGATGATCCTAAAACGATTACGAAAAAAATTAAAAGTGCAGTCACTGATACAGATGGAGTGATTCGCTTTGATCGCGAGGAGAAACCAGCTGTTGCCAACTTACTTTCGATCTTCTCTCTTTGTTCTGGACGATCGATCGAAGTGTTAGAGGAAGCGTACGTGGGCAAAGGGTACGAGGAATTTAAGCAAGACTTAGCTGATGTTGTCGTTGAAACTCTTGAACCCATTCAACAACGATACGAAGAGTTAATCCAATCAGAAGAATTAGATCGAATTCTAGATGAAGGGGCCGAAAAAGCAAATCGCTCCGCTTCAAAAATGATTGAAAAAGCAGAACGCGCGATGGGCCTCGGTCGTAAAAAACGGTAATAGAATAGACCAGCATCTACTTAAAAAGTAGATGCTGGTCTATTTATGCTGCAAAAATTTTACGACGTCTGAATACTAAAAACGGACGAAATGCTCGTCCGTTTTAACTTAATACCCGTTATTTTTCTTCCATACCTTTCCAACAAAGAAAGATAATCCTAATGTACCTACAAGTAAAACAATTGTAAGGATCTGCATCACCAAGTATGCAAAGTTGTCCATTGTTTCCACACGTTTCCCCTCCCCATACATTGTATTCTATTTCATTATAGGAGAGTTGAAAGAGGTTGTAAATGTCCGAGTGAAAAGGTTCACTCGATAAACATAGTTCTTTACTTTACACTTTCTCCATGTTCAAGCTCCCATAACTTTTCAAAGAAAGCTTGTCCTTTCACAATTGCCTCACATAATTGATGATGTCGCTGTGACCAACCTACCTTAATTTCTTCATATAAACCATGCCATGCTTCTTCCCTTGACATTAATTGGATTCTCACATAATCATGTGGATTCCATTCTGTATACCAGTATCGCACTTCTGCATCATGTCCTGAATGATACAATTGATCAAGTGCCATGTACAAAATCTGTTTAATTTGTCGTTCTTTACGAGTTAAACCACGCATTTCATCTGGGTCTGCTGAAAGAATATGATATTCTTTTGTCTCCACTACACCCGTTAATTCAAAAACAATAAAATCATTTTGTTCAAGCATTTCATAGACAATTTGATCCTGTCTTGGGGTTAGCCGACTTTTTCTAATTGGCGTTTTATAACCCATGGTATCAACCGCTATAATTCCTTCGCCATCTGTCGCAATAAAACAATAATCTAGTTGAATTCTCGACATGTTCTTTCGTAAATAACTTTGCTGATGAACCGCTTCGAGTAAATCCTCAGGTAAATCACATAATTGATTTTCAATATAATGATATAATTCCTGGCTGACTTTAATCAAAATTGCTTGATCGAGAACCTCAATTCGGTCATCACTGCGCCATTCAAAGAAATCACACACATTGTAACCGTTTTCTTCCCCTTCAAACCAATTGACCCATACGTCCCTTATATGAACCATATGAAGCCCCCCTTACTGTAAACGATTTGTACCCACAGTATAGGCAAATTGCAGCCAGTTTATTCCATGATCAACAAGAACATTCCAGAATTCTTTTATCAGTTATTTTGATTACGCCGTTTCTCTGGCCAAACGATTGAACCGATTACCATTAAACTACCGACGATAAATATATAAAGCTCAGGCCTGTGCGAGATAAATTGTAAATAAGCCAAAAAACTATAACCTACTGTCATAATATTTAAATAGGCAAGTAAGCTTACCCCGCCTACAACGGCTGCACCAAATCCCATCATCATGATAAATAGCCTAACCATATTCACCCCCACCTATCTGTTTAAAATATAAAACGTCTTTCAGTCTCATATGCATGCCTCCTTTTCACCCAAATAGCATTAATCTAAAAAATTTGATGCTAACAGCAACTCACTTGCTTCCACTTTTGATAGGTCCTTGGTCGATTTTATACCGAGATGAGCGGCTGCAGATGCGACAATGTGATAACCACAACAATACCCTAACCAACGAGGCACCTGTTGAATGCCACCTCCATATAAATAAGAGAGATGTTTCCTTCTTCCCAATTCATTCAAGTGAGGAACTAGCCACTGTTTAAACAATCTAACGGCTTCTCGTTTTTTATACATCGACGTCCAAACAGCTATTTGATCTTCTCCAATTTCTTCTTTAACTGCAAATTCAGCAAGCCCCTCCATTATCATCGATTCAAGTAATGTTATGGAATCTTCTCTTACCAACGTCTGATTTAACCTAAGAATATGATGATATTCATGGGTGAAGATCGCGCGTAATTGATCGATTGATAAACCCTGATCAGCGAGAATAATGATGGCCTCTTGCATCGCCAAACCATTTTTCCCACCAAGTAATTGGACTTCTTTGCTGTTTGGGTTAGCTGGAAATAAATAAACAGGAATATCTGGTGCTTCCCACTTCTTTTGCAAGTGACAAAATTGAACAGCAAGGACATCCCAGTAGGCATTTTGCCTGAAATGTTCATAGATTGGCCTTGGATTAATAGAAGATGGAATTAAACCAATATGTTCTAATTGCTGTGATAATTGATATTCACCATGTGATTCAAAAAGAGATAGGAATGGTGTAATAAACAACTTCTGATGCCACTTTCTTTTCTCAGCTTCGTTTATTTTTTTACTCCATTCGTTTGTATAATGTGTGAACCACTTGTCCGTTCTTACAATCCCAATGAAGACCACTCCTCTCTCTTATTACTAAGGTATGTCAAGACGGTAAAAAATGACTCTACACTTTTATGAAGAATGAAATAATTTCTAATCGTTAGGTTGTAGCCTGTAATCCGCATGCACCTAGTTGGGCAGTTTTTCATAAGCTGTAGAAAGAATTGTAGGTATGGAGGTGAGCTTATGTCCGATCAAGATGAAACACGTCGGACGATCTTATTTATTGTGGTTGCTCTATTATTTGGTTCTTTTGTTCTGGGGATAGGACGAACAAATGGACATGGGAGCATGCGAACAGAAGATGTCATCCTCTTAGGGTAACCTTTTATACTGACTAGGATGGGTGGTGATCTATGTGAAGCGACAGAACGGTTCTTACAATGGCCAAAACAACAATTGCAACAACTCAAAAAAAGACTCCTATAACCTCACTCCTCAACAGATTGCTGTGATTGCGGCTTTAGCGACCAATGCTCTCACCGTCCGAGCGGTATTAATAGATAATGAGCAAAATGTTGAAATCGTCCTACAAGGAAATCTACGCCAACAAACACAATTAGAAAAAATTATAGATAAAGTAAGTGATATGCCGTTCGGTGATGTCGTGGATGCATTTATGAACCGGAAAAAGTAACTCATCATTTATAAACTCAAAACCATGATTTTAACTTAGTTCCTACAATCGAATAGTATTTTTGGATGAAGAATACAATTAAAAGAAGACTCTTACACAGAGTCTTCTTTTAGTTAGTCTCAAATACGACTTTTCCTTCTGTTGTCAGAGAAAGTTCTGCATCAAATGTTTGATTGTCTTTTTTAAAGCCACTAATTTTTTCGGACTTACCCGTATCAAGTAAACGTTTAATTGTTGCTTCATTGATCTTTTTACCTAATATTTTTTTTGAAAGAGTTAACTTACAACTTTTCGTTTTGTAATCAGAGCAACCATAGAATGTGCCACGATCCATCATCTTCCCTCCACATAATCGACAAGTTCCAATTACTTTATTGCTTCCTTTTGAGCGCTTCTTATAAGGCGCTCGTTGAATCGTTGATGTATCAAGATGGGCAAAATCCCATTGTTCGGACTGTTTTTGTGCCTCAGAAATGAGATGAACAGATAACTTTCTTGCTTGCTCCATAAAGTCGGTCGGCGCTGCATCGCCACTACCAATCTCACGTAGGCGCTGCTCCCATTTCGCCGTCATTTCAGGAGATGCGAGAATACTTGAGTCAAGCGCGTCAATAAGAAGACGCCCTTTAGCGGTAGGAGCGACGATATTTTTTTCGACAGTCATATATCCTCGATCTTTTAAAATTGTAATAATCCCCGCACGCGTCGCTTCTGTTCCGAGCCCTTGTGACTCCATCAAAATCTTTTCTAACTCTTTATCTGTGACGGATTTCCCCGCCGCTTTCATGACGGTAATTAACTGACCTTCTGTAAAGCGTTTAGGTGGCTCTGTCACGCTTTCCTTTACGGTTGTTTCTTTTGTAACCCCTTGTTCTCCGTTTTCAAGAGGAGGTAGAAGGACATCTTGCTTCCCCTCATCTTTTTGCTGATAAATCACTTTGCGCCAACCAGGTTCTATGATCTGCTTGCCTTTTGATTCAAACGTCGCCCTTCTAGCTACAAGCGTATCGATCTTGCTATAGCTTATGATGGCATCTTTCTCATGAGCGGCAAGAAGAGAACGAGCAATCAAATCATAAATGTATTTTTCATCGCTAGCCAATCTATCAATCTTCGGTACTTGCTCCGTTGGAATAATCGCGTAGTGATCACTCACTTTTTTGTCATTCACAAAACGGCGGTTTTCTTTGATCGAAGTCAGCGGGAGAGGGAAATAGCGAGCATAATCATTAAATTGACTTAACTTCTCTAACACACCTGGAAATGTCTCAGCTTCACCTTTCGTTACAAAGCTTGAGTCTGTTCTCGGATATGAGATGTATCCTTTTACATACAGCTTTTGGGCAATGTCGAGGGTTTTTTTTGGAGAGTATTTATACCGTTTATTCGCCAGGGCTTGTAAGCTTGATAAGTTAAATAAATAGGGTGGTTTAAAATGCTTCTTCTCTTCATGTATGGCAGCTACGACAGCTTCTTTCCCTTCGCAAAATTGAGCAATTTTCCTTGCTTGGACTGCTGAAGCTACTCTAGACTTTCCTTCTTTATGCCATAAACCTACGTATTCTTTATCATCCATTTGGAAAGTTGCTTTCACTTCCCAAAAAGGTTCAGGCTTAAATGCTTCAATCTCTTTTTCTCGTTTAACAATCAAGGCAAGCGTAGGTGTTTGAACTCGGCCAGTCGAGAAGACATCGTTAATGCCCTTTTCTTTCAGTAGCAATGTATACGCTCGTGAAGCATTCATTCCTACCAACCAATCTGCACAAGCTCGGCTTAATGCTTCATAATACAGAGGGCGCGTTTCCTTTTCATCTTTCAGCTGGCGAAAACCTTGTATCACAGCTTGTTCGGTTAATGAAGAGAGCCAAAGTCTTTTGAGTGGCTTGTTTACTTTGCATTGGTCGATGATTAATCGAACAATCAACTCCCCTTCTCGCCCAGCGTCACCTGCCATAATAACTTCGGAGACATCTGGATGCTTAAGAAGCTTTTTCACAACTTGAAATTGCTTATATTTCCCTTTACTAATTTGAAACTCGAATGTATGTGGCAAAATTGGTAATGTGTCTAGTTTCCATGTTTTCCATTTCTCATCATAATGTTCTGGGGGTCTTAGCTCACATAAATGCCCAACGGCCCATGTTACATAAGCACCTTGAGGGAACATCTCACATGGCTTTATAACAATCGCACCTTGCTCTTTTTTTGAAGGGAAAGGGGCTGCAAGTTTAGCTCCTTGATCTGGTTTTTCTGCAATAATGACTTTCATCAGGCAATTCCCCCCTTATAATCATATCCACAATTATAACTTCTGAACTTGAAAAAGGGAACACTTGTCCTCTATATAAAAAAGCACACAGAAGTTACTTCTCCTATGTGCTAATGAATGTTACTTTAGTTAAAATTCTTTTCGAACCATACTTTTGCATCTTCTACTTCATCCTTTGTTAGCTGATGACCACCCGGACCCCAATGTTCTGTCACCTGAGCTCCTGATTCCTGAAGGCGTTTGATCAACTCTTTCGTTTCCTCTGCTGGGATGAGAGGGTCAACTTCTCCAGCTCCCGTGAATACAGGCGTATCATTTAAGGCTGGAATATCGACGCCTCTTCTTGGTACCATCGCATGGAATAACGCCGCACCCTTTAGAGATGACTGATGATGATACAACATGCTTGCAGCAATATTCGCTCCGTTAGAGTAGCCGACAGCAACCACATGATTTCGATCAAATCCATATTGATCTGCTGCATCATCTAAAAACTCATTTAACTCTTTCGTGCGGAAGATTAAATCCTCCTCATCAAATACACCTTCGCTCAATCTTCTAAAAAAGCGTGGCATCCCATTTTCTAACACATTACCACGTACCCCTAAAACAGATGCCTCTGGTGCAATGATATCCGCTAGTGGCAATAAATCTTCCTCGTTTCCCCCAGTTCCATGGAGCAATACTAATGTAGGTAGTTTTTCATTTTTTCCTTTTCTAAATATGTGCTTCATTATGATCAACTCTCCTTATTGTTTGGTATCTAGTGGTTTCAATTTTGATTCGATCTCTTCTCTGCGGTCTTCAAAATATGGAGGTAATGATAAGCGTTCTCCTAACGTTTCAAATGGCTCATCCCCTTCAAATCCTGGACCATCCGTTGCAAGTTCAAAAAGAATACCGTTTGGTTCACGGAAATATAAAGATCTAAAATAATATCTCTCTACAAACCCAGAGCTTGGTACACCTAATTCGTTGATAAAGTCCACCCACTTATGCATCTCTTCTTCACTTTCTACTCGGAAAGCAACATGATGAACACTTCCGCGGCCAGGTCGTTCACGCTCCATATCACGTCGTTCCTCTAAATGAATTTCAGTTCCTGATCCACCTTCGCCTGTTTCAAACACTCGAACAGGCTTCTGTCCATCTGCAATTGGTTCGTATTGTCTTGTCTCCCGGTAGCCCATGACCGATGTGAGCACCTTCTCTGTTAATTCAGGTCGACTCACAGTTAATGTTACAGGACCTAATCCGTAAATGGCATGCTCCGATGGGACTGGGCTATCCTCCCACGGGTTTCCGCCAGCTACACCATTATCATGTTCATCGGATACTAATACCAATCTTTGCCCTTCAAAGTCACGGAACGACAATGTTGCTCGGCCTGTATGCTTTGTCACTTCGTCATAATCGACTTTATACTCATCAAATCGTGCCCTCCAGTAATCTAAAGCCGCATCACTCGGCACCCGAAGAGATGTGGCTGTAATGCTATTTGTTCCTGGGTGTGTAGTTCCTGCATGAGGGATTTCAAAAAATGTTAAATCTGTCCCTGGATTTCCACGCTCATCTGCATAGAACAGATGGTACACAGAAGGATCATCCTGGTTAATGGATTTCTTAACTAATCTCATCCCTAAAACTTCTGTGTAAAAACGATAATTTTCTTTCGCATTACCTGTAATTGCCGATACATGATGCTGTCCTTTTAATGGTTTTCTTGTCATGCCTATCACTCCTTATGGTTTGTGTGTTCTTTTAGTCCCTTTATCTCGACTTTCTTTAATAACCGTAATAACTCTTTTTGTTCTTCTTTGGTTAATCCATCAAACTGCGAGGCTTGAAAAGATTCTTGGCTAGGGACAACCGATGAAAAAAGGTTTTCTCCTTTTTCCGTCAAGCTAAGGATCTTTGTCCGCCATTGTTGCTCTCGTTGTACAAGGCCATTTTTTTCTAACTTGA
Above is a genomic segment from Bacillus sp. FJAT-45037 containing:
- a CDS encoding sodium:calcium antiporter, translated to MVFIWFLLAAVVTVISAIKLSTYADTIGEKTSLGGLVVGTIFLAGATSLPEVTTTISAIALNNPDIAVGNVFGSNMFNLLIIASFDLYFRKQQIFKGAARSHFYTASLGLLLAIVALLALTVRIDFTLLNIGVDMWVLLGVYGSGVWYISKLSKKYPETADQEEMVEEESKLDYSAISLKTAIIGFAIAAIVIMGAGTLLTISGDKIAVVTGLGSSFVGSFLIAATTSLPEAVAVLVALQLRNHNLALGSILGSNLFNILILGVADIFYQNGSIIADVSSVHQITAAGVGILSVVVLYALVRKSNQTSLRYAIPSIMLIALYFISSFLIFIQ
- a CDS encoding TlpA disulfide reductase family protein — protein: MTVRQAFFRGVLILILCSVGFMYSQSDSVFKQVEEAVAASVKEGVQVGNSAASFELPTLLGKTVALEEYHGKPIVVNFFATWCGPCQEEMPIIMEMEKRLRDQGAVFVAVNMTSQEASKEEITPFLNHYGANFDVLLDETGDVMKAYQIIGIPTTVVIDENGIIVQRINGGLTHSMMEDLYVFR
- a CDS encoding MGDG synthase family glycosyltransferase — encoded protein: MRKVTIFSVSIGHGHHAASKALKEQFEQQGQHVTIVDTLQAVHPLFHKAIVDLYLLTLKKAPRVWRGLYHYSSRAPHYLLTDWIIRLASRKLKLLISTNESTILISTHPFATAILANLKRKKITNLPIYTVITDLCFHPAYLRTGVDGYFAAFSDSKEIKAQMKDSCKPIFCTGIPITHVPTILAPRSEIRKKLQLNHSKRTVLLAGGGLGLLNYVEVIRSLEKIPESIQILCMIGENKKVMKDVEQVMSKHEVVTIPYTEKFIEYVRASDVILSKAGGLTMSEALACETPVIIYQSVPGHEEENAQYLTELGTAVKVNTINELSDNVYMLLFNESVHSSLVFNARKHKRPEAAKEIVQVINQLSLSSFT
- the trpS gene encoding tryptophan--tRNA ligase; its protein translation is MKTVFSGIQPSGTLTLGNYLGAMKHFVQMQDEANCYFCIVDQHAITVPQDRLKLRENIRSLAALYLAVGIDHKKATLFIQSEVPAHAQLGWMMQCVAYIGELERMTQFKDKSDGKEAVSASLLTYPPLMAADILLYKTDIVPVGEDQKQHLELTRDLAERFNKKYNDLFTIPEVRIPKVGARIMSLNDPTKKMSKSNPNPKSYISMLDDPKTITKKIKSAVTDTDGVIRFDREEKPAVANLLSIFSLCSGRSIEVLEEAYVGKGYEEFKQDLADVVVETLEPIQQRYEELIQSEELDRILDEGAEKANRSASKMIEKAERAMGLGRKKR
- a CDS encoding YjbA family protein, whose protein sequence is MVHIRDVWVNWFEGEENGYNVCDFFEWRSDDRIEVLDQAILIKVSQELYHYIENQLCDLPEDLLEAVHQQSYLRKNMSRIQLDYCFIATDGEGIIAVDTMGYKTPIRKSRLTPRQDQIVYEMLEQNDFIVFELTGVVETKEYHILSADPDEMRGLTRKERQIKQILYMALDQLYHSGHDAEVRYWYTEWNPHDYVRIQLMSREEAWHGLYEEIKVGWSQRHHQLCEAIVKGQAFFEKLWELEHGESVK
- a CDS encoding DUF2268 domain-containing protein, whose translation is MVFIGIVRTDKWFTHYTNEWSKKINEAEKRKWHQKLFITPFLSLFESHGEYQLSQQLEHIGLIPSSINPRPIYEHFRQNAYWDVLAVQFCHLQKKWEAPDIPVYLFPANPNSKEVQLLGGKNGLAMQEAIIILADQGLSIDQLRAIFTHEYHHILRLNQTLVREDSITLLESMIMEGLAEFAVKEEIGEDQIAVWTSMYKKREAVRLFKQWLVPHLNELGRRKHLSYLYGGGIQQVPRWLGYCCGYHIVASAAAHLGIKSTKDLSKVEASELLLASNFLD
- a CDS encoding DNA topoisomerase III; translated protein: MKVIIAEKPDQGAKLAAPFPSKKEQGAIVIKPCEMFPQGAYVTWAVGHLCELRPPEHYDEKWKTWKLDTLPILPHTFEFQISKGKYKQFQVVKKLLKHPDVSEVIMAGDAGREGELIVRLIIDQCKVNKPLKRLWLSSLTEQAVIQGFRQLKDEKETRPLYYEALSRACADWLVGMNASRAYTLLLKEKGINDVFSTGRVQTPTLALIVKREKEIEAFKPEPFWEVKATFQMDDKEYVGLWHKEGKSRVASAVQARKIAQFCEGKEAVVAAIHEEKKHFKPPYLFNLSSLQALANKRYKYSPKKTLDIAQKLYVKGYISYPRTDSSFVTKGEAETFPGVLEKLSQFNDYARYFPLPLTSIKENRRFVNDKKVSDHYAIIPTEQVPKIDRLASDEKYIYDLIARSLLAAHEKDAIISYSKIDTLVARRATFESKGKQIIEPGWRKVIYQQKDEGKQDVLLPPLENGEQGVTKETTVKESVTEPPKRFTEGQLITVMKAAGKSVTDKELEKILMESQGLGTEATRAGIITILKDRGYMTVEKNIVAPTAKGRLLIDALDSSILASPEMTAKWEQRLREIGSGDAAPTDFMEQARKLSVHLISEAQKQSEQWDFAHLDTSTIQRAPYKKRSKGSNKVIGTCRLCGGKMMDRGTFYGCSDYKTKSCKLTLSKKILGKKINEATIKRLLDTGKSEKISGFKKDNQTFDAELSLTTEGKVVFETN
- a CDS encoding alpha/beta hydrolase; amino-acid sequence: MKHIFRKGKNEKLPTLVLLHGTGGNEEDLLPLADIIAPEASVLGVRGNVLENGMPRFFRRLSEGVFDEEDLIFRTKELNEFLDDAADQYGFDRNHVVAVGYSNGANIAASMLYHHQSSLKGAALFHAMVPRRGVDIPALNDTPVFTGAGEVDPLIPAEETKELIKRLQESGAQVTEHWGPGGHQLTKDEVEDAKVWFEKNFN
- a CDS encoding ring-cleaving dioxygenase — its product is MTRKPLKGQHHVSAITGNAKENYRFYTEVLGMRLVKKSINQDDPSVYHLFYADERGNPGTDLTFFEIPHAGTTHPGTNSITATSLRVPSDAALDYWRARFDEYKVDYDEVTKHTGRATLSFRDFEGQRLVLVSDEHDNGVAGGNPWEDSPVPSEHAIYGLGPVTLTVSRPELTEKVLTSVMGYRETRQYEPIADGQKPVRVFETGEGGSGTEIHLEERRDMERERPGRGSVHHVAFRVESEEEMHKWVDFINELGVPSSGFVERYYFRSLYFREPNGILFELATDGPGFEGDEPFETLGERLSLPPYFEDRREEIESKLKPLDTKQ
- a CDS encoding MarR family winged helix-turn-helix transcriptional regulator gives rise to the protein MYHASIRLSNDHLSQWNLTTSQFDLLVQIGTHQPLSQQELAEKLFVTKGNITQAIVKLEKNGLVQREQQWRTKILSLTEKGENLFSSVVPSQESFQASQFDGLTKEEQKELLRLLKKVEIKGLKEHTNHKE